One part of the Microbacterium aurugineum genome encodes these proteins:
- a CDS encoding aminotransferase-like domain-containing protein, translating to MNQDSSDRIVAGVRAWISSASPGARVPSNRALMAEYGAGPVTVQKAMQQLARLGLVESRPGAGTFVRAAPTVRTVDYSWQTAALGATPAGLAGLSSTQRTVAPDAIGLHSGYPAVDLLPQRLVRQALIRAARSDAALTRSPAAGLPELQAWFAGELASAAPVGITPASARDALIISGSQSGLSSIFRAVVGVGQPLLIESPTYWGAMLAAAQAGVVLVPIPSGPHGPDPDDVERAFAQTGARAFYAQPTFANPTGAQWPVATGEAVLDTVRRHRAFLIEDDWAHDLGIDAAPRPIAASDEDGHVVYLRSLTKSASPALRVAAAIVRGPARDRILADRAAESMYVSGVLQTAALDVVSQPAWRTHLRGFREHLRARRDLLVSSLAAHAPSAQVEGVPAGGLNLWVRLPEGTDVGQVVRECEVRGVIIAPGSEWFPAEPSGSYVRLNYANADPARFAEAAGVLGAVLEGI from the coding sequence ATGAATCAGGATAGCAGTGACCGCATCGTCGCCGGGGTGCGCGCGTGGATCTCCTCCGCATCTCCGGGCGCACGGGTGCCGTCGAACCGTGCGCTCATGGCCGAGTACGGGGCCGGCCCGGTGACCGTGCAGAAGGCGATGCAGCAACTCGCGCGGCTCGGTCTGGTCGAGTCTCGCCCGGGCGCGGGGACGTTCGTCCGCGCCGCGCCCACCGTTCGCACGGTCGACTACAGCTGGCAGACTGCCGCCCTCGGCGCCACGCCGGCCGGACTCGCGGGCCTCTCGTCGACGCAACGCACGGTCGCGCCCGATGCGATCGGACTGCACTCGGGATACCCCGCGGTCGACCTGCTGCCGCAGCGGCTCGTGCGACAGGCGCTGATCCGTGCCGCCCGATCGGACGCGGCGCTGACCCGTTCACCCGCAGCGGGCCTCCCCGAGCTGCAGGCGTGGTTCGCCGGTGAACTCGCGTCCGCCGCACCGGTGGGGATCACACCCGCCTCGGCGCGGGACGCCCTGATCATCTCGGGCAGCCAGAGCGGGTTGAGCTCGATCTTCCGTGCCGTCGTGGGGGTCGGGCAACCGCTGCTGATCGAGTCGCCGACGTACTGGGGCGCGATGCTCGCCGCCGCGCAGGCCGGCGTGGTCCTGGTGCCGATCCCGTCCGGTCCGCATGGGCCCGATCCGGACGACGTCGAGCGGGCGTTCGCGCAGACCGGCGCGCGGGCGTTCTACGCGCAGCCGACGTTCGCGAACCCGACCGGAGCGCAGTGGCCTGTCGCGACGGGAGAAGCCGTGCTCGATACGGTCCGCCGTCACCGGGCGTTCCTGATCGAGGACGACTGGGCGCACGACCTGGGGATCGACGCCGCTCCGAGGCCGATCGCCGCGTCGGATGAGGACGGTCACGTGGTCTATCTGCGCTCGCTCACGAAGAGCGCCTCACCGGCCCTGCGCGTCGCGGCCGCGATCGTCCGAGGGCCTGCGCGTGATCGCATCCTCGCGGACCGCGCCGCCGAGTCGATGTACGTGAGCGGTGTGCTCCAGACCGCGGCCCTCGATGTGGTGAGCCAGCCCGCCTGGCGCACGCACCTGCGCGGATTCCGCGAGCACCTGCGCGCGCGGCGCGATCTGCTCGTCTCGAGTCTCGCCGCGCACGCGCCTTCCGCGCAGGTCGAGGGCGTTCCGGCCGGTGGGCTCAACCTGTGGGTGCGACTGCCCGAGGGGACGGATGTCGGGCAGGTCGTCCGCGAGTGCGAGGTGCGCGGAGTCATCATCGCGCCGGGATCCGAGTGGTTCCCGGCCGAGCCCTCGGGGTCCTACGTGCGCCTCAACTACGCGAACGCCGACCCGGCGCGCTTCGCCGAGGCCGCCGGCGTCCTGGGTGCCGTGCTCGAGGGGATCTGA
- a CDS encoding DMT family transporter, giving the protein MKVDSSVIAPRETVLSIPAGVRWGLLGVLAFSFTLPLTRIAIDGLSPLFVGAGRAVVAALLAGIALAVTRQRRPTTTQWGRLAIVAGGVVAGFPVLTSFAMTTTPASHGAVVIGVLPAATAVAVVLRTRERPTRSFWIFASLGAVAAVVFAALQNDGLDSLTASDLLLFGAVIAAAIGYAEGGLLARELGSWQTVSWALIVAAPLMAALTVVSALQQPPAATPVHWLAFAYLAAVSMFLGFFAWYRGLAIGPMAQVSQIQLVQPVMGIAWAALLLHEQIGWATAIGGLAVIACAALAVRTRLITHRPSAPQGKDS; this is encoded by the coding sequence ATGAAAGTAGACAGTAGCGTTATCGCTCCGCGAGAGACAGTGCTATCAATTCCTGCCGGCGTCCGGTGGGGTCTTCTCGGCGTCCTCGCCTTCTCCTTCACCCTTCCGCTCACGCGCATCGCGATCGACGGGCTCTCACCGCTGTTCGTCGGCGCCGGGCGCGCGGTCGTCGCCGCCCTCCTCGCCGGAATCGCCCTGGCCGTGACGCGCCAGCGACGTCCCACGACGACGCAGTGGGGCCGCCTCGCGATCGTCGCCGGTGGGGTTGTTGCCGGGTTCCCCGTCCTGACCTCGTTCGCGATGACCACGACCCCCGCCAGCCACGGTGCGGTCGTGATCGGCGTGCTCCCCGCGGCGACCGCTGTCGCTGTCGTGCTCCGCACCCGCGAACGACCCACCCGATCCTTCTGGATCTTCGCGAGCCTCGGCGCCGTCGCCGCGGTCGTGTTCGCCGCATTGCAGAACGACGGGCTCGACTCCCTCACCGCTTCCGACCTCCTGCTGTTCGGTGCTGTCATCGCCGCCGCGATCGGCTATGCGGAGGGCGGCCTGCTCGCCCGTGAACTCGGCTCCTGGCAGACCGTGTCGTGGGCGCTGATCGTCGCCGCTCCGCTGATGGCGGCGCTGACGGTGGTGTCGGCCCTTCAGCAGCCTCCGGCCGCGACACCGGTGCACTGGCTCGCCTTCGCCTACCTCGCCGCGGTGAGCATGTTCCTCGGCTTCTTCGCCTGGTACCGCGGGCTCGCGATCGGTCCGATGGCACAGGTGAGCCAGATCCAGCTCGTCCAACCCGTGATGGGCATCGCCTGGGCGGCGCTCCTGCTGCACGAGCAGATCGGCTGGGCCACCGCCATCGGCGGGCTCGCGGTGATCGCCTGCGCCGCCCTCGCCGTGCGTACGCGACTGATCACCCACCGACCGAGCGCGCCCCAAGGAAAGGACTCCTGA
- a CDS encoding FMN-binding negative transcriptional regulator has protein sequence MRHTPRYLMTDPDEVKRLIRGNPWATFVSPAGGGLVASHYPVLLVENEDDIVFASHFGRPDERLHELGQHEVLVIIQGPHDYVSPSLYTPGDLVPTWNHVTAHLYGVPEILDEEENYAMLSRLTDHFEKHQQHGRHLSEDEEGTRRAARGTVGLRMRVTRFDARAKLSQNKSPEVRENITAHFAATNSALATEMRRVGGEAS, from the coding sequence ATGCGTCACACACCCCGGTACCTGATGACCGATCCCGACGAGGTCAAGCGCTTGATCCGCGGCAACCCGTGGGCGACGTTCGTCTCCCCCGCCGGCGGCGGTCTCGTGGCCTCGCACTATCCCGTGCTGCTGGTGGAGAACGAGGATGACATCGTGTTCGCCAGCCATTTCGGACGGCCGGACGAGCGCCTCCACGAACTCGGCCAACACGAAGTGCTCGTGATCATCCAGGGTCCGCACGACTACGTGTCGCCGAGCCTGTACACACCGGGCGACCTCGTGCCCACGTGGAACCATGTCACGGCGCACCTCTACGGCGTTCCCGAGATCCTCGACGAAGAGGAGAACTACGCCATGCTCAGCCGCCTGACCGACCACTTCGAGAAGCACCAGCAGCACGGGCGGCATCTGTCGGAGGACGAGGAGGGCACCCGCCGAGCCGCCAGAGGGACCGTCGGCCTGAGGATGCGGGTCACCCGCTTCGATGCCCGCGCCAAGCTCAGCCAGAACAAGTCGCCCGAGGTGCGCGAGAACATCACCGCGCACTTCGCCGCAACCAACAGCGCGCTCGCGACGGAGATGCGCCGGGTCGGCGGGGAGGCGTCCTGA
- a CDS encoding GNAT family N-acetyltransferase, whose product MTETRTPEPWPARTDRLQVRPCTPADVDVMWEWRRLPEVNRWLGAAPDTRDAFRERYLAPERLASLYLVELLPAHEGAAPTPIGDIMVQLGDGWAQAEVEAEAKGVEAELGWVLDPAYTGHGYATEAIRAVIDVCFGALGLRRVHAGCFADNEPSWRVMERLGMRREEFSRKTALHRSGEWFDGMNYGLLAEEWPPERGV is encoded by the coding sequence ATGACCGAGACGCGAACCCCCGAGCCGTGGCCTGCACGGACAGACCGACTTCAGGTGCGCCCCTGCACGCCCGCCGACGTCGATGTGATGTGGGAGTGGCGGCGGCTCCCCGAGGTGAACCGGTGGCTCGGGGCCGCGCCCGACACGCGGGATGCGTTCCGTGAACGGTATCTCGCTCCGGAGCGCCTGGCATCGCTGTACCTCGTGGAGCTGCTGCCCGCGCACGAAGGCGCCGCCCCGACGCCGATCGGCGACATCATGGTGCAACTCGGCGATGGCTGGGCCCAGGCCGAAGTCGAGGCCGAGGCGAAGGGCGTCGAGGCGGAGCTCGGCTGGGTGCTCGACCCCGCGTACACCGGCCACGGCTATGCGACCGAGGCGATCCGCGCGGTGATCGATGTGTGCTTCGGCGCACTGGGGCTGCGCCGCGTGCACGCCGGGTGCTTCGCCGACAACGAGCCCTCCTGGCGTGTGATGGAACGCCTGGGGATGCGCCGCGAGGAGTTCAGCCGGAAGACGGCGCTGCACCGCTCGGGCGAATGGTTCGACGGCATGAACTACGGACTGCTCGCCGAAGAGTGGCCGCCGGAGCGGGGCGTCTAG
- a CDS encoding SLC13 family permease produces MGTREWRIGAGTWVVGGLVVLALVLVLTEYLPQSDADALGQRIAPVLGFVVAISVVAELARDAAVFDVVSQRLARWGRGRVLLLWALVVVLAVVSTVFLSLDTTAVIVTPVVIVLAQSVGVSPLPFALATVWLANTASLALPVSNLTNLLAAPAIGDGPAAFIALSWAPTLVGILVPIVILTVVHRRTVFAAYETPPPRRPADPMLFWSAAGILVVLMPLLVVTHDVWIPATAAALALIVVFAVRRRRALRLALVPWQAIALAASLFVLVEAAHAQGLLDFLTAQIANGDSPGDLFRLAALGAVSANAINNLPAYLVLEPVAADSVALMALLIGVNLGPLITPWASLATLLWHHRITALGVTIRWRGYMLWGVVAAVPTVLVAVLVLFLVSG; encoded by the coding sequence GTGGGCACCAGAGAGTGGCGGATCGGCGCAGGGACGTGGGTCGTCGGCGGGCTCGTCGTCCTCGCCCTCGTCCTCGTGCTGACCGAATACCTCCCGCAGTCGGACGCCGACGCTCTCGGGCAGCGGATCGCGCCGGTGCTGGGGTTCGTCGTCGCGATCAGCGTCGTCGCCGAGCTCGCCCGTGACGCGGCGGTCTTCGACGTCGTCTCGCAGCGGCTCGCGCGCTGGGGGCGCGGGCGTGTGCTCCTCCTCTGGGCGCTCGTCGTGGTGCTCGCGGTGGTGAGCACGGTGTTCCTGTCCCTCGACACGACCGCCGTGATCGTCACGCCGGTCGTCATCGTGCTCGCGCAGAGCGTCGGCGTCTCCCCGCTCCCCTTCGCCCTGGCGACCGTGTGGCTGGCGAACACGGCTTCCCTCGCCCTGCCGGTGTCGAACCTGACCAACCTGCTCGCCGCACCCGCGATCGGCGACGGTCCCGCGGCGTTCATCGCCCTGAGCTGGGCGCCGACTCTGGTCGGCATCCTGGTGCCCATCGTGATCCTGACCGTGGTGCACCGGCGCACCGTGTTCGCGGCGTACGAGACGCCGCCGCCCCGGCGCCCCGCCGACCCGATGCTGTTCTGGAGCGCTGCCGGGATCCTCGTCGTGCTGATGCCGCTGCTGGTCGTCACGCACGACGTGTGGATCCCCGCCACGGCCGCGGCGCTCGCGCTCATCGTGGTGTTCGCGGTGCGGCGGCGCCGGGCGCTGCGGCTCGCGCTCGTGCCGTGGCAGGCGATCGCGCTCGCCGCGTCGCTGTTCGTGCTGGTCGAGGCCGCGCACGCGCAGGGCCTCCTCGACTTCCTGACGGCGCAGATCGCGAACGGCGACTCCCCCGGCGATCTGTTCCGGCTGGCCGCGCTCGGGGCCGTGAGCGCCAACGCGATCAACAACCTCCCCGCATATCTCGTGCTCGAGCCCGTCGCCGCGGATTCGGTCGCGCTGATGGCCCTTCTGATCGGCGTCAACCTCGGCCCGCTGATCACGCCGTGGGCCTCGCTCGCGACGCTGCTGTGGCATCACCGCATCACGGCGCTCGGAGTCACGATCCGCTGGCGCGGGTACATGCTGTGGGGCGTGGTCGCCGCCGTGCCGACCGTGCTGGTGGCCGTTCTCGTCCTGTTCCTCGTCTCGGGCTAG
- a CDS encoding ATP-binding protein: MLAEGRRLREEGHDVVIAIVETHDRAATQAQTVGLPEIPRRVDEHRGVALTELDLEAVLARAPEIALVDELAHTNIPGSRHPKRWQDVDDLLDAGIDVVTTVNVQHIESLNAVVEKITGIAQRETIPDAVVRAADEIEVVDLAPQSLRDRLSAGLVYPAERIDAALSNYFRLGNLTALRELALLWLADEVDSALRTYRAEQGIEGNWQARERVVVALTGGPEGETLLRRGARIAARSAGGELLAVHVSAQDGLRNETPGALASQRLLVESLGGSYHQVVGDDIPSTLVEFAQAADATQLVIGVSRRSRLTAALTGPGIGSEVIRRSGDIDVHIVTHAAAGGRQALPRITGGALGWRRQLLGFAIALVFGPILSWIMFTVRSPESITAEVLAYQLLVVVVALIGGIRPAVFAAVLSGITLDFLFVAPLFTITIAHPLHALALSLYVLIAILVSIIVDQAARRARTAQRAAAEAELLAAVAGNVLRGDNAVLALVSRTREAFGLSGVRVLSPDGEVLASDGEPVADGRATTLPIGVGPGGGPRALLELNGEPLAGPERRLLDAIIAQLSAAIEHTDLRATASEAEALAETDQVRSALLSAVSHDLRRPLASAVAAIGGLRGAHGLSATDREELLATADESLATLSALVTDLLDVSRVQAGVLAVSSSRMDAAGTVLAAVDELGLGPADVELALDPDLPPVFADPVLLQRVLVNVLANAHRHSPDGSRVIISTSTIGDRAEIRVIDRGAGIAPERRDRIFQPFQRFGDTDNTTGLGLGLALSRGFTEGMGGTLTPEDTPGGGLTMVISLPLGAGLPDTEGTE; encoded by the coding sequence ATGCTCGCCGAAGGCCGCCGCCTCCGCGAGGAGGGTCACGACGTCGTCATCGCGATCGTCGAAACCCACGATCGCGCCGCCACCCAGGCGCAGACCGTCGGGCTGCCGGAAATACCGCGCCGGGTCGATGAGCACCGAGGCGTCGCCCTGACCGAACTCGACCTCGAGGCCGTGCTCGCGCGCGCCCCGGAGATCGCCCTGGTCGACGAACTCGCCCACACGAACATCCCGGGCTCGCGGCACCCGAAGCGCTGGCAGGACGTCGACGATCTGCTGGACGCCGGCATCGACGTGGTCACCACCGTCAATGTGCAGCACATCGAGTCGCTCAACGCCGTGGTCGAGAAGATCACCGGGATCGCGCAGCGGGAGACGATCCCGGATGCCGTCGTCCGGGCCGCGGATGAGATCGAGGTCGTCGACCTCGCGCCGCAATCGCTGCGCGATCGGCTCTCCGCCGGGCTGGTCTATCCGGCCGAGCGGATCGACGCCGCCCTGTCGAACTACTTCCGGTTGGGGAACCTGACTGCGCTGCGTGAGCTGGCGTTGCTCTGGCTCGCCGACGAGGTCGACAGCGCGCTGCGAACCTACCGCGCCGAACAGGGGATCGAAGGCAACTGGCAGGCCAGGGAGCGTGTCGTGGTCGCCCTCACCGGCGGGCCGGAGGGCGAGACCCTGCTCCGGCGCGGGGCACGGATCGCAGCACGCTCGGCCGGCGGCGAGCTGCTCGCCGTACATGTCTCGGCACAGGACGGTCTGCGCAACGAGACGCCCGGAGCGCTCGCCTCCCAGCGCCTTCTCGTGGAGTCGCTCGGCGGCAGCTATCACCAGGTGGTCGGCGACGACATCCCGTCCACACTGGTCGAGTTCGCGCAGGCCGCCGACGCCACTCAGCTGGTGATCGGGGTCAGCCGACGCAGTCGACTCACCGCCGCGCTCACCGGCCCCGGCATCGGATCGGAGGTCATCCGCCGATCCGGCGACATCGATGTGCACATCGTGACGCACGCGGCTGCCGGTGGTCGCCAGGCTCTGCCGCGCATCACCGGCGGGGCGCTCGGCTGGCGCCGACAGCTCCTGGGCTTCGCGATCGCGCTCGTCTTCGGACCGATCCTGTCATGGATCATGTTCACGGTCCGCAGCCCCGAATCGATCACCGCCGAGGTGCTCGCCTATCAACTCCTCGTCGTCGTGGTCGCCCTGATCGGCGGCATCCGTCCCGCCGTGTTCGCCGCGGTGCTCTCCGGGATCACGCTCGACTTCCTCTTCGTCGCGCCACTGTTCACGATCACGATCGCGCATCCGCTGCACGCGCTCGCGCTGTCCCTCTACGTCCTCATCGCGATCCTGGTCAGCATCATCGTCGACCAGGCCGCACGACGAGCCCGCACGGCTCAGCGCGCCGCCGCCGAGGCCGAGCTGCTCGCCGCGGTCGCCGGCAATGTGCTCCGGGGCGACAACGCGGTGCTGGCGCTGGTCAGCCGTACCCGCGAGGCGTTCGGACTCAGCGGGGTGCGGGTGCTCTCCCCCGATGGCGAGGTGCTGGCGAGCGACGGCGAACCGGTGGCCGACGGCCGTGCCACGACCCTGCCGATCGGCGTCGGACCAGGCGGTGGCCCCCGGGCGCTGCTGGAGTTGAACGGCGAACCTCTGGCCGGACCGGAACGACGCCTGCTCGATGCGATCATCGCGCAACTCTCCGCCGCGATCGAGCACACCGACCTGCGCGCCACCGCCAGCGAAGCCGAAGCCCTGGCCGAGACCGACCAGGTGCGCAGCGCTCTGCTGTCGGCCGTGAGCCATGACCTGCGGCGACCGCTGGCCTCGGCGGTCGCGGCGATCGGCGGCCTGCGCGGTGCGCACGGGCTGTCGGCGACCGATCGCGAAGAACTGCTCGCCACCGCCGACGAGAGCCTCGCGACGCTGTCGGCCCTGGTCACCGACCTGCTCGATGTGAGTCGCGTGCAGGCCGGCGTGCTCGCGGTCTCCTCGTCCCGGATGGATGCCGCCGGCACCGTGCTCGCCGCCGTCGACGAGCTCGGGCTGGGGCCGGCAGACGTCGAGCTCGCCCTCGACCCGGACCTGCCGCCGGTGTTCGCCGATCCCGTGCTGCTGCAGCGCGTACTGGTGAACGTGCTCGCGAACGCGCACCGTCACTCCCCGGACGGCAGCCGCGTGATCATCTCCACCAGCACGATCGGCGACCGCGCCGAGATCCGCGTGATCGACCGCGGGGCGGGCATCGCTCCCGAGCGGCGCGACCGCATCTTCCAGCCGTTCCAGCGATTCGGTGACACCGACAACACGACGGGACTCGGACTCGGACTCGCCCTGTCCCGCGGGTTCACCGAGGGCATGGGCGGTACCCTGACACCGGAGGACACCCCTGGGGGAGGCCTCACCATGGTCATCTCCCTGCCGCTCGGCGCAGGGCTTCCCGACACGGAGGGGACGGAGTGA
- a CDS encoding response regulator, whose protein sequence is MKLLIADDDPQMVRALRITLAAHGYEVVVAADGAAAIAAAAQSHPDLIMLDLGMPRLDGIEVIQALRGWTNVPIIVVSGRTGSADKVDALDAGADDFVTKPFQVDELLARLRALSRRSAPANGESVVAFGEVIVDLATKTVTRAGTRVHLTPTEWRMLEHLSRHPGALVTRQDLLKEIWGSEQVSDSGYLRLYMSQLRKKLEREPGAPVHLLTEAGMGYRLVL, encoded by the coding sequence GTGAAGCTCCTCATCGCCGACGACGACCCGCAGATGGTGCGGGCGCTGCGGATCACACTGGCCGCCCACGGATACGAAGTCGTCGTGGCCGCCGACGGTGCCGCCGCAATCGCCGCCGCCGCGCAGTCGCACCCGGACCTGATCATGCTCGACCTCGGCATGCCCCGACTCGACGGTATCGAGGTGATCCAGGCGCTGCGCGGGTGGACGAACGTGCCGATCATCGTGGTGTCCGGACGCACCGGTTCAGCCGACAAGGTCGACGCGCTGGACGCCGGCGCCGACGACTTCGTCACGAAGCCGTTCCAGGTCGATGAACTCCTCGCCCGGTTGCGCGCACTGTCCCGCCGATCGGCCCCCGCGAACGGCGAATCCGTCGTGGCCTTCGGTGAGGTCATCGTCGACCTGGCCACGAAGACCGTCACCCGCGCCGGAACACGCGTGCACCTGACCCCCACCGAGTGGCGGATGCTGGAGCACCTGTCGCGGCATCCGGGAGCCCTGGTCACCCGGCAGGACCTGTTGAAGGAGATCTGGGGCAGCGAGCAGGTCTCCGACTCCGGTTATCTGCGGCTGTACATGTCGCAACTGCGGAAGAAGCTCGAACGGGAGCCGGGCGCCCCGGTGCACCTGCTCACCGAGGCGGGGATGGGCTACCGACTCGTGCTCTGA
- a CDS encoding tryptophan-rich sensory protein, which produces MDSRTKGIGRQTLVIASATFMLIAATIGAGAFGGASVDDLQDGALSAQGSYLAPAGPAFSIWSLIYLGLIAYTVWQALPAQRQDPRQQAVGGWIAVSMVLNGLWLVTARYLTLWLTVVVIALLLVVLARVIVLLGRFPARTIADRILTDGANGLHFGWVTIATVANTAAWLTQLAPESWAEAADAWAIAVLVVVLAIGAAAAWATGRIAPALATAWGLAWLAVGRLTGEPESTPTAIAAIIVAVLLVVTGVVAVLRRARAVHNSSESSR; this is translated from the coding sequence ATGGACTCACGTACGAAGGGCATCGGCCGGCAGACCCTGGTCATCGCGTCGGCGACGTTCATGCTGATCGCCGCCACCATCGGAGCGGGGGCGTTCGGCGGGGCATCCGTCGACGACCTGCAGGACGGAGCCCTCTCGGCACAGGGCTCCTACCTCGCTCCGGCAGGACCGGCGTTCTCGATCTGGTCGCTCATCTACCTCGGACTCATCGCCTACACAGTGTGGCAGGCGCTCCCGGCGCAGCGGCAGGATCCCCGTCAGCAGGCGGTCGGTGGATGGATCGCCGTGTCGATGGTGCTGAACGGGCTGTGGCTGGTGACCGCGAGGTACCTGACGCTGTGGCTCACGGTCGTCGTGATCGCGCTGCTGCTCGTCGTGCTCGCCCGCGTGATCGTGCTGCTCGGCCGCTTCCCGGCGCGCACCATCGCGGATCGCATCCTCACCGACGGTGCGAACGGACTGCACTTCGGCTGGGTCACGATCGCCACCGTCGCGAACACCGCTGCCTGGCTCACCCAACTCGCTCCGGAGAGCTGGGCCGAGGCCGCGGACGCCTGGGCCATCGCCGTGCTCGTGGTCGTCTTGGCGATCGGTGCCGCGGCGGCGTGGGCCACCGGCCGGATCGCTCCCGCCCTCGCGACGGCGTGGGGACTGGCCTGGCTCGCGGTCGGACGACTGACCGGCGAGCCGGAGAGCACCCCGACCGCCATCGCCGCGATCATCGTGGCCGTGCTGCTCGTCGTCACCGGTGTCGTCGCGGTGCTGCGCCGGGCACGCGCTGTGCACAACTCCTCAGAATCGTCGCGCTGA
- a CDS encoding TetR/AcrR family transcriptional regulator: protein MTEDEARERILTAAEELYYRKGYAAVGMDELRAAAGVSLRRLYALFPAKTDIVAAVLARKHAQWESGLSGAVTDAGDDPRARLLAVYEYLENWFCADDFRGCAFINAFGELGGTNAEVAEIVRTHKASFQEYMAGLVADTGAPAALAAQLSILAEGAQSTAAISKDPSAAVQARGAAEVLIDAAFTRA from the coding sequence ATGACCGAAGACGAGGCCCGTGAACGCATCCTCACCGCGGCGGAGGAGCTTTACTACCGCAAGGGGTACGCGGCGGTGGGCATGGATGAACTGCGTGCCGCGGCCGGAGTGTCGCTGCGCCGCCTCTATGCGCTGTTCCCCGCGAAGACCGACATCGTCGCCGCTGTCCTCGCCCGCAAGCACGCCCAGTGGGAGTCCGGGCTCTCGGGAGCCGTGACGGATGCCGGCGACGACCCGCGCGCGCGTCTCCTCGCGGTCTACGAATACCTCGAGAACTGGTTCTGCGCCGACGACTTCCGCGGCTGCGCGTTCATCAACGCGTTCGGCGAGCTCGGGGGCACGAATGCCGAGGTCGCAGAGATCGTGCGCACGCACAAGGCATCGTTCCAGGAGTACATGGCGGGCCTGGTCGCCGACACGGGTGCACCTGCGGCGCTCGCTGCACAGCTGTCGATCCTCGCCGAGGGTGCGCAGAGCACGGCGGCGATCTCGAAGGATCCGTCGGCGGCGGTGCAGGCGCGCGGCGCCGCGGAGGTCCTGATCGATGCGGCATTCACCCGGGCCTGA
- a CDS encoding alpha/beta fold hydrolase, with protein sequence MGYITVGNENSTPIELYYEDQGSGQPVVLIHGYPLDGHSWERQTRELLAQGYRVITYDRRGFGGSSKVNVGYDYDTFAADLNTVLETLDLRDVVLVGFSMGTGELARYVATYGHDRVAKLAFLASLEPFLVQRDDNPEGVPQEVFDGIEAAAKGDRFAWFTDFYENFYNLDENLGSRISEQAVTGSWNVAIGSAPVAAYAVVSSWIEDFRGDVEAVRAAAKPTLILHGTKDNILPIDATARRFHQAVPDADYVEVEGAPHGLLWTHADEVNAALKDFLQK encoded by the coding sequence ATGGGCTACATCACCGTCGGAAACGAGAACAGCACCCCGATCGAGCTCTACTACGAAGACCAGGGATCGGGTCAGCCCGTCGTCCTGATCCACGGGTATCCGCTCGACGGACACAGCTGGGAGCGTCAGACCCGCGAGCTGCTCGCCCAGGGCTACCGGGTCATCACCTACGATCGGCGCGGCTTCGGCGGATCCTCCAAGGTCAACGTCGGCTACGACTACGACACGTTCGCCGCCGACCTCAACACCGTGCTCGAGACCCTCGATCTGCGTGACGTCGTGCTCGTCGGCTTCTCGATGGGCACCGGAGAGCTCGCCCGCTACGTCGCCACGTACGGCCACGACCGCGTCGCGAAGCTCGCCTTCCTCGCCTCGCTCGAGCCCTTCCTCGTGCAGCGCGATGACAACCCCGAGGGCGTGCCGCAGGAGGTCTTCGACGGCATCGAGGCCGCCGCCAAGGGCGACCGCTTCGCGTGGTTCACCGACTTCTACGAGAACTTCTACAACCTCGACGAGAACCTGGGCTCGCGCATCAGCGAGCAGGCCGTCACCGGGAGCTGGAACGTCGCGATCGGCAGCGCCCCCGTCGCCGCCTACGCGGTCGTCTCGTCCTGGATCGAGGACTTCCGTGGGGACGTCGAGGCCGTGCGCGCCGCCGCCAAGCCCACCCTGATCCTGCACGGCACGAAGGACAACATCCTCCCGATCGACGCGACCGCGCGCCGTTTCCACCAGGCGGTGCCGGATGCCGACTACGTCGAGGTCGAGGGAGCCCCGCACGGTCTGCTCTGGACCCACGCCGACGAGGTCAACGCGGCGCTGAAGGACTTCCTCCAGAAGTAA